The following proteins are encoded in a genomic region of Synechococcus sp. ROS8604:
- a CDS encoding glutamyl-tRNA reductase, translating into MHIAVVGLSHRTAPVEVREKLSIPEQTMEESLGNLRNHEQVLEASILSTCNRLEIYTLVRNPDLGIAAVRDFLSGHSGLESRDLSPHLFTYHHDEAIAHLMRVTAGLDSLVLGEGQILSQVKKMMRLGQEHKSIGPILNRLLTQAVSTGKRVRSETNLSTGAVSVSSAAVELAQLKLGQSRGQDALVTLETEQIAVVGAGRMSRLLLQHLQAKGASGVVLLNRTIERASALATDFPNLPIQCRGLDALDQCLSTCSLVFTSTAADDPIIDASRLNGLNRRSSLRLIDIGVPRNIASDVRDVSGVESHDVDDLQEVVERNQEARQQVAREAEGLLLEEGRLFLEWWDSLEAVPTINRLRASLEEIRVEELTKALSRMGPDFSARERKVVEALTKGMINKILHTPVTQLRCPQQRSERQQALQVVEKIFDLDSGAAGQD; encoded by the coding sequence ATGCATATCGCCGTCGTCGGCCTCAGTCATCGAACGGCTCCGGTCGAAGTGCGCGAAAAGCTCAGTATTCCTGAGCAAACCATGGAGGAATCCCTAGGAAACCTGCGAAATCATGAGCAGGTGCTCGAGGCCTCCATCCTCAGCACCTGCAACCGACTTGAGATTTACACCCTGGTGCGCAACCCGGATTTAGGGATTGCTGCCGTCCGCGATTTTTTGAGTGGCCACTCCGGTTTGGAAAGCCGTGATCTTTCTCCGCACCTTTTCACTTATCACCACGACGAAGCCATTGCGCATCTGATGCGCGTAACGGCAGGGCTCGACAGCCTCGTTCTTGGTGAAGGGCAAATTTTGTCCCAGGTCAAGAAGATGATGCGCCTGGGCCAAGAGCACAAATCGATCGGACCCATCCTGAACCGTTTGCTGACACAAGCTGTCAGCACAGGAAAGCGTGTCCGCTCGGAAACCAACCTCAGCACCGGAGCTGTGTCCGTGAGCTCCGCAGCCGTGGAATTAGCTCAACTCAAGCTTGGGCAATCGCGCGGCCAGGATGCCCTGGTCACTCTTGAAACCGAGCAGATCGCCGTTGTTGGTGCTGGACGGATGAGCCGTTTGTTACTCCAACACCTCCAAGCGAAGGGAGCCTCTGGAGTGGTGTTGCTGAATCGCACCATCGAGCGGGCCTCAGCCCTTGCAACTGATTTTCCAAACCTGCCCATTCAGTGCCGGGGACTCGACGCCCTTGATCAGTGCTTGAGCACCTGTTCGTTGGTGTTTACGAGCACGGCAGCCGATGACCCGATCATTGATGCCAGCCGATTGAACGGTCTCAATCGCCGCAGTTCATTGCGACTGATTGATATCGGTGTGCCCCGCAACATCGCCTCCGATGTGCGCGATGTGTCTGGGGTGGAATCCCACGATGTTGACGATCTTCAAGAGGTGGTAGAGCGCAACCAAGAGGCTCGGCAGCAGGTTGCACGGGAGGCTGAAGGATTGCTCTTAGAGGAGGGACGCCTCTTCCTCGAGTGGTGGGATAGCCTGGAGGCCGTGCCCACCATCAACCGGTTAAGAGCCTCGCTCGAGGAGATTCGGGTCGAGGAACTCACCAAAGCGCTGAGCCGTATGGGGCCTGATTTCTCAGCGCGAGAACGCAAGGTGGTGGAAGCCTTAACCAAGGGAATGATCAACAAGATCCTCCACACCCCTGTGACCCAGCTCCGCTGTCCCCAGCAACGCAGCGAACGTCAACAGGCTCTTCAGGTGGTGGAAAAAATCTTTGATTTGGACTCTGGAGCAGCCGGTCAAGATTGA
- the rpe gene encoding ribulose-phosphate 3-epimerase, with translation MSTKPLVISPSILSADFSRLGEDVKAVDEAGADWIHVDVMDGRFVPNITIGPLIVEALRPVTKKPLDVHLMIVQPENYVEDFAKAGADIISVQVEACPHLHRNLAQIKDLGKMAGAVLNPSTPLDTLEYCLELCDLVLIMSVNPGFGGQSFIDNQVKKISDLRRMCDEKGLDPWIEVDGGVKGGNAWKVIEAGANAIVSGSGVFNQPDYAAAIQGIRNSKRP, from the coding sequence ATGAGCACCAAACCCCTGGTGATCTCTCCATCGATCCTGTCTGCTGACTTTTCTCGCCTAGGTGAGGACGTCAAAGCTGTTGATGAGGCAGGTGCTGATTGGATTCATGTCGACGTCATGGATGGTCGATTTGTTCCCAACATCACGATTGGCCCTCTGATTGTTGAGGCCTTGCGTCCGGTGACGAAAAAACCCTTGGACGTGCATCTGATGATTGTGCAGCCTGAGAATTACGTCGAAGATTTTGCGAAAGCTGGGGCAGATATTATTTCTGTACAAGTGGAGGCTTGTCCTCATTTACATCGCAACTTGGCTCAAATTAAAGACCTTGGCAAAATGGCTGGGGCTGTCCTCAATCCCAGCACCCCACTTGATACGCTCGAGTACTGCTTAGAGCTGTGTGATCTTGTTTTGATCATGAGTGTGAACCCCGGTTTTGGCGGACAAAGTTTTATTGATAATCAAGTCAAGAAAATCAGTGATCTACGTCGTATGTGTGATGAAAAAGGCCTGGACCCCTGGATTGAAGTGGATGGTGGCGTGAAGGGTGGCAATGCATGGAAAGTGATTGAAGCTGGTGCTAACGCAATCGTGAGTGGCTCTGGGGTGTTCAATCAGCCTGACTATGCTGCGGCTATTCAGGGAATTCGTAATAGCAAGCGCCCATAG
- a CDS encoding VOC family protein produces the protein MTAWIEMLTMPNMSAGTASLSWVLAAKNPQALAEFYAQALGCTCRSGLSDQHWMVALPTGGTLQIYRPSRLRPWPIRGAALAPCFQRVGSDHPETELGHWIEQLEALGARRREAARLESFGAECWMEDPEEQPFLTLVLPQRSLGS, from the coding sequence ATGACAGCCTGGATCGAAATGTTGACCATGCCGAACATGTCAGCTGGAACGGCCTCGTTGAGTTGGGTGTTGGCAGCCAAGAATCCCCAAGCGCTCGCCGAGTTTTATGCGCAAGCTCTTGGATGTACCTGCCGATCAGGACTGTCTGACCAGCACTGGATGGTGGCTCTCCCAACAGGAGGAACACTTCAGATTTATCGCCCTTCGCGTCTACGGCCTTGGCCCATTCGCGGTGCGGCCCTCGCCCCTTGTTTTCAAAGGGTCGGATCCGACCATCCAGAGACTGAGCTCGGCCATTGGATCGAGCAACTGGAAGCGTTGGGGGCGCGGAGGCGCGAAGCAGCGCGTCTCGAATCGTTTGGAGCGGAATGCTGGATGGAGGATCCAGAGGAGCAGCCTTTTCTCACCTTGGTGCTGCCGCAAAGGTCGCTTGGCTCATAG
- a CDS encoding S41 family peptidase has translation MRAKKFGINVTQRRGWFVALGAGAVTAAVVMANPGLGLPSTTSSSITNSPKEVIDQVWQIVYRDFLDSSGGYDLDQWFILRKDLLSKSYAGTAESYEAIRGMLASLDDPYTRFLDPKEFKEMQIDTSGELTGVGIQISLDKDTKEIVVVSPIEGTPASKAGVQPKDVIVSIDGQLTKGMTTEDAVKLIRGTEGSNVVLGLRRNGSIIDVPLVRARIEIQAVDSQLNTSANGTKVGYIRLKQFNANASKEMRAAIRELEKQGSQGYVLDLRSNPGGLLEASVDIARQWLDEGTIVSTKTREGIQDVRRATGNALTDRPVVVLVNEGSASASEILSGALQDNERGLLVGQKTFGKGLVQSVRGLSDGSGMTVTIAKYLTPKGTDIHKNGIRPDVAVEMSEKEIKTLTVEQLGTNKDGQYRVAETTLLKALQAPKTGKTYQPGAANLQSALQR, from the coding sequence ATGCGCGCTAAAAAATTCGGCATCAACGTCACGCAACGTCGCGGCTGGTTTGTGGCTCTGGGCGCAGGGGCTGTCACAGCTGCCGTGGTTATGGCCAATCCTGGGTTGGGTTTGCCGAGCACGACTTCGTCGTCGATCACCAACAGCCCGAAAGAGGTGATTGATCAGGTCTGGCAAATCGTCTATCGAGATTTCCTGGATTCATCGGGAGGTTATGACCTCGATCAGTGGTTCATTCTTCGAAAGGATTTGCTCTCCAAGTCTTATGCCGGAACCGCGGAATCGTATGAAGCGATTCGCGGCATGTTGGCGAGTCTTGACGACCCCTACACCCGATTCCTAGACCCGAAAGAGTTCAAGGAAATGCAAATCGACACGTCAGGTGAATTAACCGGTGTCGGCATTCAAATTTCACTGGACAAAGACACCAAAGAGATCGTGGTGGTGTCGCCTATCGAAGGCACACCGGCCTCAAAAGCCGGGGTCCAACCCAAAGATGTGATTGTTTCGATTGATGGTCAACTCACCAAGGGGATGACCACGGAAGATGCGGTGAAGCTCATTCGCGGAACGGAAGGAAGCAACGTCGTCCTGGGCTTGCGCAGGAATGGGTCCATCATCGACGTGCCCCTCGTGCGGGCGCGGATCGAAATTCAGGCCGTTGACAGTCAGCTCAACACCAGTGCCAATGGCACCAAGGTGGGTTACATCCGCCTGAAGCAGTTCAATGCCAATGCATCGAAAGAGATGCGTGCCGCGATTCGCGAGCTAGAGAAGCAAGGATCACAGGGTTACGTCCTTGATTTGCGTAGCAATCCCGGAGGGTTGCTTGAAGCCAGCGTCGACATTGCGCGTCAGTGGCTGGATGAAGGCACGATTGTCAGCACAAAAACCCGTGAGGGCATTCAGGACGTGCGCCGCGCCACAGGGAATGCCTTAACCGACCGTCCCGTCGTGGTGTTGGTGAACGAAGGCTCAGCGAGTGCCAGTGAAATCCTTTCAGGTGCTCTCCAAGACAACGAGCGCGGGCTTCTGGTGGGCCAGAAAACGTTTGGGAAAGGACTCGTGCAATCCGTGCGCGGGCTCTCTGACGGATCTGGAATGACCGTCACGATTGCCAAATACCTCACACCCAAGGGCACCGACATCCACAAAAACGGCATTCGCCCGGATGTTGCGGTGGAGATGAGTGAGAAAGAAATTAAAACCCTCACTGTTGAACAGTTAGGGACCAACAAAGATGGGCAGTACCGCGTCGCGGAAACCACCCTGCTCAAAGCCTTGCAAGCTCCGAAAACAGGAAAAACTTATCAACCAGGAGCGGCCAACCTTCAGTCGGCACTTCAGCGATAA
- a CDS encoding uracil-DNA glycosylase codes for MRVSLEDFEESCLQCQRCDLAKERQHVVVSRGHPSARLMVIGEAPGADEDARGRPFVGRSGRLLDECLADVGLDQEEDAYICNLIKCRPPGNRRPSPAELKACRPWLDRQIREVNPEILFILGATATATLLECRTPISRLRGAWTEWNGRYVMPSFHPSYLLRNPSREPGKPRALFMADLTSVKHALNGVVSGLASDSSDP; via the coding sequence ATGCGCGTGTCGTTAGAAGACTTCGAGGAATCCTGTCTCCAGTGCCAGCGCTGTGACCTAGCAAAAGAACGCCAGCATGTGGTGGTCAGTCGCGGGCATCCTTCAGCGAGGCTGATGGTGATTGGCGAAGCGCCAGGGGCTGATGAGGATGCTCGGGGGCGTCCATTTGTGGGGCGTTCCGGCAGGCTCCTGGACGAATGCCTGGCGGACGTCGGCCTGGATCAAGAAGAGGACGCGTATATCTGCAACTTGATCAAATGTCGGCCGCCTGGCAATCGACGCCCATCCCCGGCTGAGCTCAAAGCCTGCAGACCCTGGCTGGATCGTCAAATTCGTGAGGTCAATCCGGAGATCCTGTTCATTCTTGGAGCGACTGCCACCGCAACCCTTCTCGAATGCCGCACACCGATTAGTCGCTTAAGAGGTGCTTGGACCGAATGGAACGGGCGTTATGTGATGCCGAGTTTTCATCCCTCCTACCTGTTGCGCAATCCATCGCGGGAGCCAGGCAAGCCACGCGCGTTGTTCATGGCCGATCTGACCAGTGTCAAGCACGCTTTGAACGGGGTTGTGTCAGGGTTAGCTTCAGATTCGAGCGATCCTTGA
- the glpX gene encoding class II fructose-bisphosphatase — MDRTLIQEILEIVEQAAIASATLSGKGLKDEADALAVDAMRKRMNQIQMQGRIVIGEGERDEAPMLYIGEEVGTGTGPGVDFAVDPCEGTNLCAYSQRGSMAVLAASDRGGLFNAPDFYMKKLAAPPAAKGKVDIRKSATENIKILSECLGLAPDELTIVVMDRARHKDLITEIRATGARIQPISDGDVQAAIACGFAGTGTHCLMGIGAAPEGVISAAAMRALGGHFQGQLVYDPAIAQTSEWADMTKEGNLARLAEMGITDPDKVYEASELACGEHVVFAGSGITDGLLFNGVKFEADCTRTSSLIISNLNNTCSFTNTIHMKDGAQSIALN; from the coding sequence GTGGATCGCACTCTCATCCAGGAAATTCTCGAGATCGTCGAGCAGGCCGCCATCGCTTCCGCCACGCTCTCCGGCAAAGGTCTGAAGGATGAAGCGGACGCTTTGGCTGTTGATGCCATGCGCAAGCGCATGAATCAAATCCAAATGCAAGGCCGCATTGTGATCGGGGAGGGCGAACGCGACGAAGCTCCCATGCTTTACATCGGTGAAGAAGTCGGAACCGGCACTGGTCCTGGCGTGGATTTCGCTGTTGACCCTTGCGAAGGCACAAACCTTTGTGCCTACAGCCAGCGCGGCTCCATGGCCGTTCTCGCAGCCTCCGACCGTGGTGGCTTGTTCAACGCTCCCGACTTCTACATGAAGAAATTGGCTGCTCCACCAGCAGCAAAGGGCAAGGTTGACATTCGCAAATCTGCGACTGAAAACATCAAAATCCTCAGTGAGTGCTTGGGTCTTGCTCCTGATGAGCTCACCATTGTTGTGATGGATCGTGCGCGTCACAAAGATCTGATCACCGAAATCCGCGCCACGGGTGCTCGCATTCAGCCCATCTCCGATGGTGACGTACAAGCAGCGATTGCTTGTGGTTTTGCTGGAACCGGAACCCATTGCTTGATGGGCATTGGTGCCGCTCCTGAGGGTGTGATCTCCGCTGCCGCCATGCGCGCACTTGGCGGCCACTTCCAGGGACAACTGGTGTATGACCCTGCCATTGCTCAGACGTCTGAGTGGGCAGACATGACGAAGGAAGGCAATCTCGCCCGTCTGGCAGAAATGGGCATTACCGACCCAGATAAGGTGTATGAGGCCAGTGAGCTCGCCTGCGGAGAGCACGTTGTGTTCGCCGGTAGCGGCATCACAGATGGTCTTCTTTTCAACGGAGTGAAGTTCGAAGCTGATTGCACCCGCACGAGCAGCTTGATCATCAGCAACCTGAACAACACCTGCAGTTTTACGAACACCATCCACATGAAGGATGGAGCTCAAAGCATCGCTTTGAACTGA
- a CDS encoding YqhA family protein, which produces MELEIKKTRRARFESRFEQLLWRFRLVTILPVVMSLLGSVSCFILGTQDEIQALNKLINGHLNSENSILLLGKVVGGIDYYVIGIALLIFGYGVYELIISDIDPRLQDLSQERRNILSITSLEGLKQKLTNVIIVALIVTAFKLMISFQVQSISELLQFCGCVLMLAFSALLVGKNHKEA; this is translated from the coding sequence ATGGAACTTGAGATCAAAAAAACTCGCAGGGCAAGATTTGAATCGCGTTTTGAACAGTTACTTTGGAGATTCCGATTAGTAACCATCCTGCCTGTTGTCATGAGCCTTCTGGGCAGTGTTAGCTGTTTCATCCTTGGAACCCAGGACGAAATCCAAGCACTCAACAAACTTATCAACGGTCACCTGAATTCAGAAAACAGTATTTTATTACTCGGCAAAGTTGTAGGCGGCATTGATTACTACGTGATTGGCATTGCCCTTCTTATCTTCGGCTATGGCGTGTATGAGCTGATTATTTCTGATATCGACCCAAGGCTTCAAGACCTATCCCAAGAAAGGCGAAACATCCTTAGCATTACATCACTAGAAGGCCTCAAACAAAAACTAACCAACGTCATTATCGTTGCTCTAATCGTAACAGCATTTAAGCTCATGATTAGCTTTCAAGTGCAATCAATTTCAGAATTACTTCAATTCTGCGGCTGTGTTCTAATGCTTGCATTTAGTGCCTTGCTTGTTGGTAAAAATCATAAGGAAGCGTAA
- the mfd gene encoding transcription-repair coupling factor translates to MPLSSLVRLLQTSALSGELFERAKRDQRLLMRGAGRAARALVASALARRMDQPLLVVVPTLEEAGRWASLLELMGWSSAQLYPTSEGSPYEPFDATTEITWGQLQVLSELQTDSRKSDVAIVATERCLQPHLPPPQALAEHCRALKKGDVVDLEELSTYLSQLGYERVSTIDQEGTWSRRGDIVDVYPVSSELPVRLEFFGNELDKLREFDPVSQRSLDTVDTLKLTPTGFSPLIAERLREQVPDDLDQLLSEAQITELLEGGTPEGMRRLMGLAWQTPASLLDYLPAKCCIAIDERRHGSAHGQQRLDHAEEQHAELPVPIPVLHRPIKEAMELAEAFAGFDLAELQEQDSHPNAFDLASRPVPSYPNQFGKLGQMIKQHQRERQAVWLLSAQPSRAVALLEEHDCITRFVPNAADTQAIDRLMEQGTPVALKTRGTAELEGLQLPAWRVVLLTDREFFGQQSLTSSGYVRRRRKAASRTVDPNKMQQGDFVVHRNHGIGRFKKLEKLAISGEVRDYLVVQYSDGILRVAADQLGSLGRFRANSDTPPQLSKMGGSAWVKAKERASKAVRKVALDLVKLYAERHQAAGFAFPIDGPWQVELEDSFPYEPTSDQLKATVDVKRDMEKPEPMDRLVCGDVGFGKTEVAIRAIFKAITAGKQVAMLAPTTVLAQQHWRTLSERFAPYPIKVALLNRFRTAGERKTILEELKTGTIDAVVGTHQLLSKNTAFDKLGLLVVDEEQRFGVNQKEKIKALRKDVDVLTLSATPIPRTLYMSLSGVREMSLITTAPPLRRPIKTHLAALDDEAVRSAIRQELDRGGQVFYVVPRVEGIEDVAGKLREMLPGLKLLVAHGQMAEGELESAMVAFNGGEADVMLCTTIVESGLDIPRVNTILIEDAHRFGLAQLYQLRGRVGRSGVQAHAWLFYPGDASLSEAARQRLRAIQEFAQLGSGYQLAMRDMEIRGVGNLLGVEQSGQMEAIGFDLYMEMLQESLAEIQGQDIPAVDDTQVDLQVTAFIPADWIVDADEKMSAYRAASECLSSEALVELAAGWADRYGALPGPVQSLLQLMELKLLAKRCGFARIRPEKPNIALETPMEEPAFRLLRQGLPQHLHGRLVYQAGSGSVAKVLARGLGVLPMDRQLDELKGWLEQMASQIPDTDGLTPEQRDQQQKERNEAVLRV, encoded by the coding sequence ATGCCCCTCAGCTCTTTGGTGCGTCTGCTGCAGACCTCAGCGCTGAGCGGTGAGTTGTTCGAACGAGCCAAACGGGACCAGCGATTGTTGATGCGCGGAGCTGGCAGAGCTGCTCGGGCCTTGGTGGCTAGTGCGCTGGCTCGTCGCATGGATCAGCCCCTGTTGGTGGTTGTTCCCACCTTGGAAGAGGCCGGACGTTGGGCATCTTTGTTGGAGCTGATGGGCTGGTCTAGCGCCCAGCTTTATCCCACCAGTGAAGGGTCGCCTTACGAACCCTTCGATGCCACCACCGAAATCACTTGGGGCCAGCTCCAGGTTTTAAGCGAACTTCAAACAGACAGCCGCAAAAGCGACGTCGCGATCGTGGCCACAGAACGTTGCTTGCAGCCCCACTTGCCGCCTCCGCAGGCCTTGGCAGAGCATTGCCGGGCTTTGAAGAAAGGCGATGTTGTGGATCTCGAAGAGCTATCGACCTACCTAAGCCAGCTTGGCTACGAGCGCGTTTCGACCATTGATCAGGAAGGCACATGGAGCCGTCGTGGCGACATCGTGGACGTCTATCCCGTGAGTAGTGAGCTCCCTGTGCGCTTGGAGTTCTTCGGCAATGAACTCGACAAACTTCGTGAATTTGACCCAGTTAGCCAGCGCTCCCTCGACACCGTCGACACGCTCAAGCTCACCCCCACCGGCTTCAGTCCCCTCATCGCTGAACGTCTGCGCGAGCAGGTTCCTGACGATCTTGACCAGTTGCTGAGTGAGGCGCAGATCACGGAGTTGCTGGAGGGCGGAACCCCCGAGGGGATGCGTCGATTGATGGGATTGGCATGGCAGACCCCTGCTTCTCTCCTCGATTATTTGCCTGCCAAGTGCTGCATCGCCATCGATGAGCGTCGGCATGGCAGCGCCCATGGTCAGCAGCGGCTTGATCACGCCGAAGAGCAGCACGCTGAGCTTCCCGTGCCCATTCCTGTTTTGCATCGCCCGATCAAGGAGGCGATGGAGCTTGCCGAGGCGTTTGCTGGCTTCGACCTGGCAGAACTTCAGGAACAGGACAGCCACCCCAATGCGTTTGATCTCGCCAGTCGACCGGTTCCGTCTTACCCCAATCAATTTGGAAAACTCGGCCAAATGATCAAACAGCACCAACGGGAGCGTCAGGCTGTTTGGTTGTTGTCAGCGCAGCCCAGCCGTGCTGTGGCTTTGCTGGAGGAACACGACTGCATCACCCGCTTCGTACCCAATGCAGCGGACACACAAGCGATCGATCGCTTGATGGAGCAGGGCACACCTGTGGCCTTGAAAACGCGAGGAACCGCCGAGCTCGAAGGGCTGCAGCTTCCCGCCTGGAGGGTGGTTCTGCTCACCGACCGCGAATTTTTCGGACAGCAGTCGCTCACTAGCAGCGGTTATGTGCGTCGGCGCCGCAAAGCGGCCAGTCGCACTGTTGATCCCAACAAAATGCAGCAGGGGGATTTCGTGGTGCATCGCAACCATGGAATTGGTCGATTTAAAAAGCTCGAAAAATTAGCGATTAGTGGTGAGGTTCGCGATTACCTCGTTGTTCAGTATTCCGATGGCATCTTGCGAGTGGCTGCCGATCAGCTCGGAAGCCTGGGACGGTTTCGCGCCAATAGCGATACACCGCCGCAGCTCAGCAAGATGGGTGGCTCCGCCTGGGTGAAGGCGAAGGAGAGGGCCTCCAAGGCGGTTCGCAAAGTTGCGCTTGATTTGGTGAAGCTGTACGCCGAACGCCACCAAGCGGCAGGGTTTGCCTTCCCGATCGACGGGCCTTGGCAGGTTGAACTTGAGGATTCCTTCCCCTACGAGCCAACCTCTGACCAGCTCAAGGCCACGGTGGATGTCAAGCGCGACATGGAGAAACCAGAGCCGATGGATCGGTTGGTCTGTGGTGATGTGGGCTTCGGGAAAACGGAGGTGGCCATCCGAGCGATTTTTAAAGCGATCACCGCTGGGAAACAAGTGGCGATGTTGGCTCCCACAACGGTGTTAGCGCAACAGCATTGGCGCACGCTTTCGGAACGCTTTGCCCCCTATCCAATCAAGGTGGCCCTTCTCAATCGTTTCCGTACAGCAGGTGAGCGCAAGACGATTCTTGAGGAGTTGAAAACGGGCACCATCGATGCCGTGGTGGGCACGCACCAGCTGCTCAGCAAGAACACTGCCTTCGACAAGCTTGGTTTGTTGGTGGTGGATGAGGAACAACGGTTTGGTGTGAACCAAAAGGAAAAAATCAAGGCCTTGCGCAAGGACGTGGATGTTTTGACGCTCTCGGCGACACCCATCCCTCGAACCCTCTACATGAGCTTGTCTGGCGTGCGTGAGATGAGTTTGATCACCACTGCACCACCCTTGCGCCGTCCGATCAAAACCCACCTAGCGGCTCTGGATGACGAGGCCGTGCGAAGCGCCATTCGCCAAGAACTGGATCGTGGTGGTCAAGTGTTTTATGTGGTGCCCCGTGTGGAAGGGATCGAGGACGTCGCAGGCAAGCTTCGTGAGATGCTTCCCGGTCTCAAGCTCCTCGTCGCCCATGGACAAATGGCTGAAGGCGAGCTCGAGAGCGCGATGGTGGCGTTCAACGGTGGGGAAGCCGACGTCATGCTCTGCACCACGATCGTGGAGAGTGGTCTCGACATTCCGCGTGTCAACACGATCCTGATTGAGGATGCCCACCGGTTTGGACTTGCTCAGCTTTACCAGCTCAGGGGCCGCGTCGGCCGCAGCGGCGTCCAAGCCCATGCCTGGTTGTTTTACCCCGGAGATGCCTCGCTCAGTGAAGCGGCGCGTCAGCGCTTACGCGCCATCCAGGAATTCGCTCAGCTCGGCAGTGGGTACCAATTGGCGATGCGCGATATGGAGATCCGCGGAGTGGGCAACTTGCTCGGTGTGGAGCAAAGCGGCCAGATGGAAGCGATTGGTTTCGATCTCTACATGGAGATGTTGCAAGAATCGTTGGCTGAAATTCAGGGACAAGACATCCCTGCGGTGGACGACACCCAGGTGGATCTGCAGGTCACGGCCTTTATTCCGGCGGACTGGATTGTCGATGCCGACGAGAAGATGTCTGCCTATCGAGCTGCTTCTGAGTGTCTGAGTTCAGAAGCCCTGGTGGAATTGGCTGCAGGTTGGGCCGATCGCTATGGGGCCTTGCCTGGACCGGTTCAATCCCTGTTGCAGTTGATGGAACTGAAGCTGCTCGCAAAACGCTGTGGGTTTGCTCGCATTCGTCCTGAAAAACCAAATATTGCCCTTGAGACGCCAATGGAGGAGCCAGCTTTCCGATTGCTTCGTCAGGGGTTACCCCAACATCTCCATGGCCGACTCGTCTACCAGGCAGGAAGTGGAAGCGTTGCCAAGGTCCTGGCACGAGGCCTCGGCGTCCTGCCCATGGATCGGCAACTGGATGAGCTCAAAGGTTGGCTAGAGCAGATGGCATCACAGATTCCGGATACGGATGGATTGACGCCTGAGCAGCGCGACCAACAGCAAAAAGAAAGGAACGAGGCTGTTTTGAGGGTTTGA
- the ispG gene encoding (E)-4-hydroxy-3-methylbut-2-enyl-diphosphate synthase, whose product MTASQRYDTKIHRRVTRTVMVGDVPIGSEHPIAVQSMINEDTLDINGSVAGIRRLADAGCEIVRVTTPSIGHAIAMGKIRAALRAQGCNIPLVADVHHNGTRIALEVAKHVDKVRINPGLFVFDKPDPERQEFSQDEFDAIGDRIKETFAPLVLVLKEQNKALRIGVNHGSLAERMLFTYGDTPQGMVESAMEFVRICDSLDFHNIVISMKASRAPVMLAAYRLMADTMDREGFNYPLHLGVTEAGDGDYGRIKSTAGIATLLAEGLGDTIRVSLTEAPEKEIPVCFSILQALGIRKTMVEYVACPSCGRTLFNLEEVLHQVRNATSHLTGLDIAVMGCIVNGPGEMADADYGYVGKGPGVIALYRNRDEIRKVPESEGVAALVQLIKDDGRWVEPD is encoded by the coding sequence ATGACCGCCTCGCAGCGCTACGACACAAAGATTCATCGCCGGGTCACCCGCACGGTGATGGTTGGTGATGTGCCGATTGGAAGTGAGCATCCGATTGCGGTGCAATCGATGATCAATGAGGACACGCTGGATATCAACGGATCGGTCGCAGGAATCCGTCGCTTGGCCGATGCCGGATGCGAAATCGTGCGGGTCACGACTCCTTCGATTGGCCATGCCATCGCGATGGGGAAAATTCGTGCAGCCTTGCGCGCTCAGGGATGCAACATCCCACTCGTGGCTGATGTCCATCACAACGGCACGCGCATCGCCTTAGAAGTTGCCAAGCACGTCGACAAAGTGCGCATCAACCCTGGGTTGTTCGTTTTCGACAAACCGGATCCCGAACGCCAGGAGTTCAGCCAAGACGAGTTTGATGCGATTGGAGATCGAATCAAGGAAACGTTTGCTCCTCTCGTGCTTGTGCTGAAAGAGCAGAACAAAGCTTTGCGGATTGGAGTGAATCACGGCTCCTTGGCTGAACGCATGCTGTTCACCTATGGAGATACCCCCCAAGGCATGGTCGAATCGGCCATGGAATTCGTGCGGATCTGCGATTCACTCGATTTTCACAACATCGTGATTTCGATGAAGGCATCGCGTGCGCCCGTGATGCTGGCGGCCTACCGACTCATGGCCGACACCATGGATCGGGAAGGGTTCAACTACCCCCTGCACTTGGGCGTCACCGAAGCAGGTGATGGTGACTACGGACGAATCAAGAGCACGGCCGGAATCGCAACACTGCTGGCGGAAGGACTCGGAGACACCATCCGCGTCTCCTTAACAGAAGCACCAGAGAAGGAAATCCCTGTGTGCTTTTCGATCCTGCAGGCGCTTGGAATCCGAAAGACGATGGTCGAATACGTGGCCTGTCCGAGCTGCGGTCGCACTTTGTTTAATCTTGAGGAGGTCCTTCATCAGGTCCGAAACGCCACCTCTCATCTCACCGGTCTAGACATTGCTGTGATGGGTTGCATTGTCAATGGTCCTGGCGAGATGGCCGATGCTGACTACGGTTATGTGGGCAAAGGGCCTGGGGTAATCGCTCTCTATCGCAACCGCGATGAGATCCGAAAAGTCCCCGAGTCGGAGGGTGTAGCCGCCTTGGTTCAGTTGATCAAAGACGACGGTCGCTGGGTTGAACCCGACTGA